The following are from one region of the Rhipicephalus microplus isolate Deutch F79 chromosome 1, USDA_Rmic, whole genome shotgun sequence genome:
- the LOC119159405 gene encoding beta-1,4-mannosyl-glycoprotein 4-beta-N-acetylglucosaminyltransferase: MVALSYRRARLLALALLGSGFLVARIHRAQLGGGAAPVVLTGQQALQVTIPLELSQKPASRPPTKLLKYPFRYYDPHQPPRHKVRAKDLLSYFKPVGNATCFVHGTDLKASHNSCVCRPGWFSDDCSLPEAISSSKRFRRRWTNRKVHRRSGKPRRIVNAININHELDLLEVRLRELHNVVDVFVICESNYSARGEPKPLHLLPELRKGFLAPYQDKIVHVFLDHFPSKGREDGWFADGYQRSFLWRQAKKQLSGLRDDDLFVLTDADEIPRAGPLAYLKTHEGFGEPMFLRLRWTMYGFFWQHVQEHVQVLSVCTMRFLSRVLRNDAARLRREDIPVNSEELYGGELEDWTLGQNDDYNAGWHCSWCFDIEGLRVKLKSAQKDDGIRWGDFPEKTSASFLDVLVRRGLWFDGKKVTKPSVLTRGGTVPSCVMDDVKYGYLLAPDNGTTRTPEVQ; the protein is encoded by the exons ATGGTGGCCTTGTCGTATCGCCGGGCCCGCCTGCTGGCGTTGGCCCTGCTCGGCAGCGGATTCCTCGTGGCTCGCATACACCGAGCGCAACTCGGTGGCGGAGCAGCTCCCGTCGTCCTCACGGGGCAGCAAGCGCTGCAG GTCACGATTCCATTAGAGCTGTCTCAAAAGCCCGCGTCTCGGCCACCTACCAAGCTCCTCAAGTACCCCTTCAGGTACTATGACCCCCACCAGCCACCCAGACACAAAGTTCGGGCCAAGGACTTACTTTCCTATTTCAAGCCCGTTGGCAATGCCACCTGCTTCGTACACGGTACCGATCTTAAAGCAAGCCACAATTCTTGCGTATGTCGGCCGGGGTGGTTCTCGGACGACTGCAGCCTACCCGAAGCCATCAGTTCTTCCAAGCGCTTCAGACGTCGCTGGACCAACAGGAAAGTCCACCGCAGGAGCGGCAAGCCTCGGCGTATCGTCAATGCGATCAACATAAACCACGAGCTCGACCTATTAGAGGTGCGGTTGCGAGAACTGCATAATGTCGTGGACGTGTTCGTTATCTGCGAGTCCAACTACAGCGCAAGGGGAGAGCCTAAGCCACTGCACCTTCTTCCGGAACTCCGGAAAGGTTTTCTGGCGCCGTATCAGGACAAGATCGTGCACGTCTTCCTCGACCACTTCCCGAGCAAAGGCCGGGAAGACGGCTGGTTCGCTGACGGCTACCAGAGGAGCTTTCTCTGGCGACAGGCCAAGAAGCAACTCTCTGGACTCAGGGACGATGACCTCTTCGTGCTGACGGACGCCGACGAGATACCGAGGGCGGGTCCTCTTGCGTATCTCAAGACGCACGAGGGCTTCGGGGAACCCATGTTTCTGCGATTGCGTTGGACGATGTACGGATTCTTCTGGCAGCACGTGCAAGAGCACGTGCAAGTGCTCTCCGTGTGCACGATGAGATTTCTGTCGCGCGTGCTGCGCAACGACGCGGCTCGCCTGCGCCGAGAGGACATTCCGGTTAACTCGGAGGAGCTCTACGGAGGGGAGCTCGAGGACTGGACCCTGGGCCAGAACGACGACTACAACGCCGGCTGGCACTGCTCGTGGTGCTTCGACATCGAGGGGCTCCGAGTGAAGCTCAAGTCGGCGCAGAAGGACGACGGCATTCGGTGGGGAGACTTTCCCGAAAAGACTTCCGCTAGCTTTCTGGACGTCCTCGTCAGACGCGGCCTGTGGTTCGATGGCAAGAAAGTGACTAAGCCGAGCGTGCTCACTCGGGGGGGCACTGTGCCGTCGTGCGTGATGGATGACGTTAAATACGGTTATCTCCTTGCACCTGATAACGGGACCACGCGCACTCCGGAAGTGCAGTAG